A genomic window from Paenibacillus sp. FSL K6-0276 includes:
- the glyQ gene encoding glycine--tRNA ligase subunit alpha, whose protein sequence is MNFQQMILTLQQFWAEQNCIIVQPYDTEKGAGTMNPMTFLRSLGPEPWRVAYVEPSRRPSDGRYGENPNRLYQHHQFQVIIKPSPDNIQEIYLDSLKALGIDPLLHDIRFVEDNWENPSLGCAGLGWEVWLDGMEITQFTYFQQVGGIEANPVAVEITYGMERLASYIQDKENVFDLEWVSGMTYGDVFHQPEFEHSTYTFEVSDVKMLFSLFNMYEEEARRAMEKHLVFPAYDYVLKCSHSFNLLDARGAISVTERTGFITRVRNLARSVAATYLEEREKLGFPLLKKEGADRV, encoded by the coding sequence ATGAACTTTCAGCAGATGATTTTGACGCTGCAGCAGTTCTGGGCTGAACAGAACTGTATTATCGTACAGCCTTATGACACTGAAAAAGGCGCCGGCACGATGAACCCTATGACTTTTTTACGCTCACTAGGTCCTGAACCATGGAGAGTTGCGTACGTAGAGCCTTCACGTCGCCCATCTGATGGACGTTATGGAGAGAACCCGAACCGTCTGTATCAGCATCATCAATTTCAAGTGATTATCAAACCATCACCTGATAATATTCAGGAGATCTATCTAGATAGTTTGAAAGCACTCGGCATTGATCCGCTCTTACATGATATCCGTTTTGTCGAGGATAACTGGGAGAACCCTTCGCTAGGCTGTGCAGGTCTAGGATGGGAAGTATGGCTGGATGGTATGGAAATCACTCAGTTTACTTACTTCCAACAGGTAGGTGGTATTGAGGCCAATCCGGTTGCCGTAGAGATTACTTACGGAATGGAACGCCTAGCATCCTACATTCAAGATAAAGAGAATGTATTCGATCTCGAATGGGTTAGCGGCATGACTTATGGTGACGTTTTTCATCAACCAGAGTTTGAGCATTCCACTTACACCTTTGAAGTATCTGATGTAAAAATGCTATTTTCACTGTTCAACATGTATGAAGAAGAAGCACGTAGAGCGATGGAGAAACACCTTGTGTTCCCAGCTTATGATTACGTGTTGAAATGCTCACATAGCTTTAATCTACTGGATGCACGTGGAGCAATCAGTGTTACTGAACGGACTGGATTTATTACCCGAGTGCGTAATCTTGCCCGCTCCGTAGCGGCAACATATCTTGAGGAACGCGAGAAGCTCGGCTTCCCGCTGCTGAAGAAAGAAGGTGCTGACCGTGTCTAA
- the recO gene encoding DNA repair protein RecO produces the protein MLHRVEGIVIRSMDYGEGNAIITLCTENAGKVGVLVRGAKKVKSRHAALIQLFTVGEFVFFRNNGGLGTLNSGEITKSHHPLREDLIKAAYASYACELLDKVLHDEETGSFWFRQLTACLNALEEDKEPGVIINVFEMKILQAAGYGPEFDNCVICGAEKPDEQLLISPRLGGALCRSCKHNDPPAMEVSARALKLLRLFARLDLTRLGNVDVKESSRDELKKIMRAFMDVQLGLKLKSQNFLDQLDKYKI, from the coding sequence ATGCTACACAGGGTGGAAGGGATCGTCATCCGCAGCATGGACTACGGCGAGGGGAATGCAATCATTACGCTTTGCACCGAGAACGCCGGGAAAGTAGGAGTTCTGGTGCGAGGCGCTAAGAAGGTCAAAAGCCGCCATGCTGCCCTGATCCAGTTGTTCACCGTCGGGGAATTTGTTTTTTTTAGAAATAACGGAGGTCTTGGGACGCTGAATTCCGGCGAAATTACGAAGTCTCACCACCCTCTGCGTGAGGATTTGATCAAAGCTGCTTATGCGTCTTACGCTTGTGAACTGCTTGATAAAGTCCTGCATGATGAGGAAACGGGGAGCTTCTGGTTTCGCCAGCTTACGGCCTGCCTGAACGCACTTGAAGAAGATAAGGAACCTGGAGTTATCATAAATGTTTTTGAAATGAAGATTTTGCAAGCCGCCGGTTATGGCCCAGAGTTCGACAACTGTGTTATATGTGGAGCCGAGAAGCCTGATGAACAACTGCTGATAAGCCCGCGTCTTGGTGGGGCCCTGTGTCGCAGCTGTAAACATAATGATCCTCCAGCTATGGAAGTCTCTGCTCGTGCCTTGAAGCTGCTACGCTTATTCGCCAGACTTGATCTAACTAGATTAGGGAATGTAGATGTCAAGGAAAGTAGCCGAGATGAGCTTAAAAAAATTATGCGAGCTTTTATGGATGTGCAGCTTGGATTAAAGCTGAAATCACAGAATTTCTTAGATCAGCTCGACAAGTACAAGATTTGA
- a CDS encoding YqzL family protein, protein MRNFSWKYFAVTGDVDAYLLYKEAGHPLEDSGLQLVEEEKVCDEEAQ, encoded by the coding sequence ATGCGAAACTTTTCGTGGAAGTATTTTGCAGTGACAGGAGACGTCGATGCTTACCTGCTATACAAGGAAGCTGGCCATCCACTTGAAGACAGTGGATTACAGCTAGTGGAGGAAGAGAAGGTCTGTGATGAAGAAGCGCAATAA
- the era gene encoding GTPase Era, protein MKFKSGFVAIIGRPNVGKSTLMNQVIGQKIAIMSDKPQTTRNKIHGVYTTNNSQIVFLDTPGIHKRQSKLGDYMNQTAMSTLGEVEAVLFLVDAADGLGGGDRYIAEQLNGLKTPVILVLNKIDKIEPEALLPLMAEYNKLHNFAEIIPISAKMGSNVNTLLEQVAKYLPEGPQYYPEDQITDHPEQFVCAELIREKILHLTREEVPHSIAVAIEDMRVEPNGVVHVSAVIFVERDSQKGIIIGKQGALLKEVGRRARTDIENLLGSKIFLELWVKVKKDWRNQDRVLRDLGFHKDL, encoded by the coding sequence ATGAAATTCAAATCAGGCTTTGTCGCAATTATCGGCAGACCGAACGTAGGCAAATCGACACTCATGAACCAGGTTATTGGACAGAAGATAGCAATCATGTCGGATAAGCCACAGACAACCAGAAACAAAATCCATGGTGTCTATACAACAAATAATTCACAAATCGTGTTCCTGGACACACCAGGTATTCATAAAAGACAGTCCAAGCTAGGCGATTACATGAACCAAACAGCAATGAGTACGCTGGGTGAAGTTGAGGCCGTGTTGTTCCTTGTGGACGCTGCAGACGGTTTGGGCGGTGGAGACCGTTACATTGCAGAGCAATTGAATGGTCTGAAGACTCCAGTTATTCTTGTGCTTAACAAGATTGATAAAATAGAGCCGGAAGCATTGCTCCCACTTATGGCTGAGTATAACAAGCTGCATAATTTTGCTGAAATCATTCCGATTTCTGCTAAGATGGGTAGCAATGTTAACACGTTATTAGAGCAAGTCGCCAAGTACTTGCCGGAAGGTCCACAATACTACCCAGAAGATCAAATTACGGATCACCCAGAGCAATTTGTGTGCGCAGAACTAATCCGTGAGAAGATTCTGCATTTGACGCGCGAAGAAGTGCCGCATTCCATTGCCGTGGCTATCGAAGATATGAGGGTTGAGCCAAATGGAGTGGTGCATGTGTCTGCCGTTATTTTTGTTGAACGTGATTCTCAGAAGGGAATAATCATCGGCAAACAAGGTGCGCTGCTGAAAGAGGTTGGCAGACGGGCTCGGACAGACATTGAGAACCTTTTGGGTTCGAAGATTTTTCTAGAGCTATGGGTAAAAGTGAAAAAAGACTGGCGTAATCAGGACCGCGTTCTGCGGGATTTGGGCTTCCATAAAGACCTTTAA
- a CDS encoding cytidine deaminase produces MDSALLMQEAIKARAKAYIPYSRFGVGAALLDQDGHIHHGCNVENAAFGPTNCAERTALFRAIADGHAIGSFKAIAVVADSDGPVSPCGVCRQVMIELCSPDMKVILGNMKGDIVETTVGDLLPGAFGPVDLKQGQAPE; encoded by the coding sequence ATGGATTCCGCTCTTCTTATGCAAGAAGCGATTAAAGCACGTGCTAAGGCATATATTCCTTACTCCCGATTCGGAGTTGGAGCCGCCCTCCTTGATCAGGATGGTCATATTCATCACGGTTGTAATGTAGAAAATGCTGCTTTTGGCCCAACCAATTGTGCGGAGCGGACCGCTTTATTCCGTGCTATCGCCGACGGTCATGCTATCGGTTCTTTCAAGGCAATCGCCGTTGTTGCCGATTCTGATGGTCCCGTATCACCTTGCGGTGTATGCCGCCAAGTTATGATTGAGTTGTGTTCACCCGACATGAAGGTTATCCTTGGGAACATGAAGGGTGATATCGTTGAGACTACGGTGGGAGATTTACTCCCAGGAGCTTTCGGTCCGGTAGATCTAAAGCAAGGACAAGCTCCTGAATAA
- a CDS encoding diacylglycerol kinase family protein: MVKNTAVGHKKFWHSFRFASQGIVSAFKSELNMKVHCCLAVVVLVAAAVFRLPLASWMLLLFSITLVLTAELLNTAIEATVDLISPEIHPLAKRAKDTAAGAVLLTAVFAVLVGVYVFYHPVMDWISGLMS; the protein is encoded by the coding sequence ATGGTGAAGAACACGGCGGTAGGACACAAGAAGTTCTGGCACTCTTTTCGGTTTGCATCGCAAGGCATCGTGTCGGCATTCAAATCCGAGCTTAACATGAAGGTGCATTGCTGTTTGGCTGTGGTTGTACTTGTTGCCGCTGCTGTGTTCAGACTTCCACTGGCTAGTTGGATGTTGTTGCTCTTCTCAATTACGCTTGTTCTAACCGCCGAGCTGCTCAATACGGCAATTGAAGCGACGGTAGATTTGATCTCGCCGGAGATTCATCCACTGGCTAAGAGAGCAAAAGATACCGCCGCGGGAGCTGTGCTTCTAACGGCGGTGTTTGCTGTCTTAGTAGGGGTCTATGTTTTTTACCACCCTGTGATGGACTGGATTAGCGGACTTATGTCATAA
- the ybeY gene encoding rRNA maturation RNase YbeY, which translates to MSLEIVWDNEQEEYEIKDDLIALLESILQKAGEAEGIDQGEVALTFVDNARIHELNLEYRGIDRPTDVLSFAMNESGEDELDIIYEVQEGEALEDVPDVLGDIIISVTRAQEQAQEYGHSLERELGFLFVHGFLHLLGYDHQDEASEAEMMSKQEKVLAQVGLTR; encoded by the coding sequence ATGAGTTTAGAGATCGTTTGGGATAACGAGCAAGAAGAATACGAGATAAAGGACGATCTCATAGCACTGCTGGAGAGCATTTTGCAAAAAGCAGGTGAAGCGGAAGGGATCGATCAGGGAGAGGTTGCGCTTACTTTTGTCGATAATGCTCGTATTCATGAGTTGAACTTGGAATACCGTGGAATTGACCGTCCGACGGACGTACTTTCTTTTGCGATGAATGAAAGCGGAGAGGACGAGCTGGACATTATATACGAAGTACAAGAAGGCGAAGCGCTTGAAGATGTTCCGGATGTACTGGGAGATATAATCATTTCCGTAACTCGTGCTCAGGAGCAAGCGCAAGAATATGGTCATTCGCTAGAGCGTGAGCTTGGTTTCCTCTTTGTGCACGGATTTCTGCACTTGTTAGGTTACGATCATCAGGATGAAGCCTCAGAGGCAGAGATGATGTCCAAGCAAGAGAAGGTACTAGCTCAGGTTGGGTTGACTCGCTAA
- a CDS encoding HDIG domain-containing metalloprotein, translated as MASKQPSKLSEFVYTNNGWKYSAVTRYALFLLLGLVFYFSLSPDLLPKRYDIKENTLSAKEITAPKQILDKKATLKAAEEAAERVDLKYKIIPMRADNLVTSLLDRIDRLNQDDLISQSDKTGIYRDEIPQRANDFILNFIASNRGGGSYSDHLLDEMQSVIKEQTYVIPDETYIKIPRLTSQDIIEMKPVARDIVTRLMNDQITDAQTARAKVAEQVSISSLSQRTAREVVQELVRLVITSNKFYDEDATKEAKVQARENTPDVFIEQGEVLVAKGQKITPELYALLDENGLLSNEVNYWPQVGLLLLATMLSAGLMVFIRYSGGTSGFKYNNSQLLMLVLVFVITIITMRLTAILQTDVHSYLGYLAPVAIGAMLITMLLDMTLAYFCSILISILASIILNVQQNSVFDFTFGFFSIVVCYVAIFATHRAGQRSTLLKGGIMVSLFGCVTVFMLTLLAGGEWKDVSTLYAVGFAFASGLLTAVLVIGLMPFFEATFGILSALKLVELSNPNHPLLRKLLTETPGTYHHSVMVGNLSEAAAEAIGADGLLCRVGSYYHDIGKTKRPFYFIENQNNMENPHDSIEPKLSKSIIVAHARDGVEMQREYKLPKPIRDIAEQHHGTTFLHYFYHKALKLAEEKGVEPDFTEEDFRYPGPKAQSKESAVVGIADSVEAAVRSLRKPTVLQVETMIEKIIKSRLDDHQFDECDLTIKELDIIARTLKETVMGIFHSRIEYPEDVRKPKKEEGVANP; from the coding sequence ATGGCTTCAAAGCAACCATCTAAATTAAGTGAATTTGTATATACGAACAACGGATGGAAGTATAGCGCGGTGACACGCTATGCTCTTTTCCTGTTACTCGGACTTGTGTTCTACTTTAGCTTGTCGCCAGATTTGCTGCCTAAACGGTATGATATTAAAGAGAATACGCTCAGCGCGAAGGAGATTACTGCGCCTAAGCAAATTTTGGACAAGAAGGCAACGCTGAAGGCAGCGGAAGAAGCTGCTGAGAGAGTGGATCTAAAATACAAGATCATCCCGATGAGGGCTGATAATCTTGTGACTTCGCTGCTGGACCGGATTGATCGCCTCAATCAGGATGACCTGATTTCGCAAAGCGATAAGACTGGTATTTATCGTGATGAGATCCCTCAGAGAGCAAATGATTTTATTTTGAATTTCATAGCCTCAAATCGGGGCGGTGGCAGTTATTCCGATCATCTGTTGGATGAAATGCAATCTGTCATAAAAGAGCAGACCTATGTCATTCCGGATGAGACTTACATTAAAATTCCGCGACTGACCTCTCAGGACATTATCGAAATGAAGCCTGTTGCTCGTGATATTGTGACTAGGCTGATGAACGATCAGATCACGGACGCTCAGACTGCGCGCGCCAAAGTGGCGGAGCAGGTCAGTATCAGTTCTCTGAGTCAGCGCACGGCGCGTGAGGTTGTGCAGGAATTAGTGAGGTTGGTTATTACAAGTAACAAGTTCTATGACGAAGATGCAACGAAGGAAGCGAAGGTGCAGGCTCGTGAGAACACGCCTGATGTGTTCATTGAGCAAGGGGAAGTCCTCGTCGCTAAAGGGCAAAAAATCACTCCTGAGCTGTACGCCCTTTTGGATGAGAATGGCCTGCTCAGCAACGAGGTCAACTATTGGCCTCAGGTTGGTTTGCTGCTACTTGCTACCATGCTCTCCGCGGGTCTGATGGTGTTTATTCGTTACTCGGGAGGAACCTCGGGCTTTAAGTATAATAACTCCCAGTTATTGATGCTGGTGCTTGTATTTGTTATTACGATCATCACCATGCGGTTGACCGCAATTTTGCAGACCGATGTCCATTCCTATCTCGGGTATCTGGCTCCAGTAGCCATTGGTGCTATGCTGATTACCATGCTTCTGGATATGACATTAGCGTATTTCTGTTCTATTCTGATCAGTATACTCGCCAGTATCATTTTGAATGTTCAGCAGAATTCGGTGTTTGATTTCACCTTTGGTTTCTTTTCAATTGTTGTTTGTTATGTGGCTATTTTTGCCACTCATCGTGCTGGCCAGCGCTCCACATTATTAAAAGGTGGGATTATGGTATCCCTTTTTGGTTGTGTGACCGTCTTTATGCTGACCCTCTTAGCTGGTGGTGAATGGAAAGATGTAAGCACGCTGTATGCCGTTGGTTTTGCTTTTGCGAGTGGACTTTTGACTGCAGTGCTTGTGATTGGTCTGATGCCTTTCTTTGAAGCTACCTTTGGCATTCTATCTGCCCTGAAGCTGGTAGAGTTGTCTAATCCGAACCATCCATTATTGCGCAAGCTTCTTACGGAAACACCAGGAACCTATCACCATAGCGTAATGGTAGGTAACCTGTCAGAGGCTGCCGCAGAAGCGATTGGAGCAGACGGCCTATTGTGCCGGGTAGGATCGTATTATCATGATATTGGCAAAACAAAACGTCCGTTTTATTTTATTGAGAATCAGAATAATATGGAAAACCCACATGACTCTATTGAACCGAAGCTTAGTAAATCTATCATTGTGGCCCACGCCCGCGATGGGGTGGAGATGCAACGAGAATATAAGCTGCCTAAACCGATTCGTGATATCGCCGAGCAGCATCATGGAACTACGTTCCTGCATTATTTTTACCATAAGGCACTGAAGCTGGCGGAAGAAAAAGGTGTCGAGCCTGATTTTACAGAGGAAGATTTCCGTTACCCTGGCCCGAAAGCTCAGTCGAAGGAATCGGCCGTTGTCGGAATCGCCGACAGTGTTGAAGCTGCGGTGCGATCCTTGCGCAAACCAACTGTTCTGCAGGTTGAGACGATGATTGAGAAAATTATTAAAAGTCGACTGGATGATCATCAGTTTGACGAATGTGATTTAACGATTAAAGAATTGGACATTATTGCACGGACGCTGAAAGAAACGGTCATGGGAATTTTCCATTCACGGATCGAATACCCAGAAGATGTGCGTAAGCCGAAAAAAGAGGAAGGGGTAGCTAACCCATGA
- a CDS encoding PhoH family protein, whose translation MSEQTASIRIILQNAGEAQSLFGPQDGFLKIIESEIPAIIDSREAELTIRGAEREVDMLGQLFNVLLSLIRSGYILTERDVQYAVELAKDFRVDQLLDLFKGEITTTFRGKPIRVKTIGQKHYVTTIKKRDIVFGIGPAGTGKTYLAVVLAVTALKEGSVKRIVLTRPAVEAGESLGFLPGDLQEKVDPYLRPLYDALYDVMGPDQVAKALERGLIEIAPLAYMRGRTLDDSFIILDEAQNTTPEQMKMFLTRLGFGSKMVITGDVTQIDLPRGKKSGLIEAKAILSGIEELGFVYFAEQDVVRHSLVQKIIVAYDRSAENLQ comes from the coding sequence TTGTCAGAACAGACTGCAAGCATTCGTATAATTTTGCAAAATGCGGGAGAAGCGCAATCGCTGTTCGGCCCGCAGGATGGATTCCTAAAAATCATCGAGAGTGAAATTCCCGCTATTATTGATTCCCGCGAAGCAGAGTTAACGATACGTGGTGCGGAGCGGGAAGTAGACATGCTGGGACAATTGTTTAATGTGCTGCTGTCCCTCATTCGGAGTGGTTACATACTTACTGAACGTGACGTGCAGTACGCTGTGGAGCTGGCGAAAGACTTTCGAGTCGATCAATTGCTCGATTTGTTCAAGGGAGAAATTACAACTACTTTTCGTGGAAAGCCTATTCGTGTCAAAACGATTGGCCAGAAGCATTATGTGACAACGATCAAGAAGCGTGATATTGTATTCGGAATCGGTCCTGCTGGAACGGGTAAGACCTACTTGGCAGTAGTGCTTGCAGTTACGGCACTAAAAGAAGGTTCTGTTAAGCGTATCGTTCTTACGCGCCCCGCAGTAGAAGCAGGAGAGAGTCTAGGGTTCCTTCCAGGGGATTTGCAAGAAAAGGTAGATCCGTACCTCCGTCCGTTATATGATGCCTTATACGACGTTATGGGGCCCGATCAGGTTGCTAAGGCACTTGAACGGGGATTAATTGAAATTGCTCCGCTCGCTTATATGCGGGGACGTACGCTGGATGATTCATTTATCATCCTTGATGAAGCACAGAATACTACACCTGAGCAAATGAAAATGTTCCTGACTCGACTCGGCTTCGGGTCCAAAATGGTGATTACGGGTGACGTTACCCAGATTGACCTGCCTCGCGGCAAGAAATCCGGTTTGATTGAGGCCAAAGCGATTTTATCCGGCATAGAAGAACTTGGCTTTGTCTATTTTGCGGAGCAGGATGTAGTACGGCATTCCCTGGTGCAGAAAATTATCGTTGCCTATGACCGCTCTGCCGAAAACCTCCAATAA
- the yqfD gene encoding sporulation protein YqfD — protein sequence MKEPPLSTLRGSVTLHVTGPQVERFINFISEAGIVIWDVRPAEGGASLKLLLDDFYVLRPILKKTGCRMHVTGRSGLPFLMARLWKRKFFGIGILLFGITLFMLSTMVWSIRVEGNEKIASEDILAAARQEGVYPFQWIWRLDEPDKLSKGLLAQLPGASWIGLQRTGTSIKIQVVESKQPDIKPLLSQRHLISRTDAVVTEIYAEQGRPVVARNSRVKKGDILISGALGDDDNVQYVVAKGEVKGLVWHEYNIEVPLKTTNSSYTGERKDRTYLVLGKWAIQLWGYGESPFENSRTLTEHDPLSWRSIKLPLGLMTEKELEISETSDTLTPEAGFEKGIERAKNDILARYGVDSVVKSQKVLHEKKENGKVYMKVIFEVEEKISVELPIVNN from the coding sequence ATGAAGGAACCACCTCTGTCAACACTGCGGGGTTCCGTTACGCTGCATGTGACGGGACCTCAGGTGGAGAGATTCATTAATTTCATTTCAGAAGCAGGTATAGTGATTTGGGATGTGAGGCCCGCTGAGGGCGGCGCTTCCCTTAAGCTGCTTCTAGATGATTTTTATGTCCTCCGTCCGATTTTAAAGAAGACAGGCTGTCGTATGCACGTTACAGGTAGAAGTGGACTGCCATTTCTAATGGCGCGGCTGTGGAAACGTAAATTTTTTGGCATAGGAATACTGCTGTTTGGGATTACGCTCTTTATGTTATCTACGATGGTATGGAGCATCAGAGTCGAGGGAAATGAAAAGATTGCCTCCGAGGATATATTGGCTGCTGCTCGCCAGGAGGGGGTGTACCCTTTTCAATGGATATGGCGTCTAGATGAGCCGGACAAGCTCTCCAAGGGGCTCCTAGCCCAATTACCGGGTGCTTCATGGATAGGGCTGCAGCGGACGGGGACGAGCATTAAAATCCAAGTTGTGGAGTCTAAACAGCCAGATATCAAACCTTTACTTAGCCAGCGGCATTTGATTAGCAGAACAGATGCGGTGGTAACTGAAATATATGCGGAGCAGGGCAGACCGGTTGTAGCGCGTAACTCGCGGGTTAAAAAAGGAGATATCCTGATTTCGGGTGCTCTGGGTGACGATGATAATGTTCAGTATGTGGTAGCCAAAGGTGAGGTTAAGGGTCTAGTGTGGCATGAATACAATATTGAAGTGCCTCTAAAAACAACGAACAGCTCTTATACAGGGGAGCGAAAGGATCGGACCTATCTCGTTCTTGGTAAATGGGCCATTCAGCTGTGGGGTTATGGCGAATCTCCATTCGAGAATTCTCGGACGCTCACTGAGCATGATCCGCTGTCCTGGCGGTCCATTAAGTTGCCGCTGGGCCTAATGACTGAGAAAGAATTGGAGATTAGTGAAACGAGCGACACTTTGACTCCTGAAGCTGGATTTGAAAAGGGAATAGAGCGAGCGAAGAATGATATTTTGGCGCGTTATGGCGTTGATAGCGTCGTCAAAAGTCAAAAAGTTTTGCATGAGAAGAAAGAGAATGGTAAAGTTTATATGAAAGTGATCTTTGAAGTAGAAGAGAAAATTTCCGTAGAACTGCCAATAGTAAACAATTGA
- the yqfC gene encoding sporulation protein YqfC yields the protein MTRIGRRLRGWTNGVLDLPQDLLQEMPRITLIGNKELYIENHRGVLHFSSGQLKLALAKGSLEITGEDLVIRNILGQELAVEGIIGEIRYKESEGKS from the coding sequence ATGACCCGTATTGGCCGCAGGCTGCGGGGATGGACAAACGGGGTGCTGGATCTACCACAGGATTTACTACAGGAAATGCCCCGGATCACCCTGATCGGCAATAAGGAACTGTATATCGAGAACCATCGCGGCGTGCTGCATTTCTCCTCAGGCCAGCTTAAGCTCGCGTTAGCTAAAGGATCGCTTGAAATCACTGGCGAAGATCTTGTCATCCGCAATATTCTTGGCCAGGAACTGGCGGTAGAAGGCATTATCGGGGAGATCAGATATAAAGAAAGCGAGGGGAAATCATGA
- the floA gene encoding flotillin-like protein FloA (flotillin-like protein involved in membrane lipid rafts): MEASLITFLLIAVVVIILLSVFLSFFPVMLWISAWASGVRISIITLVAMRLRRVTPSRIVNPMIKATKAGLGLNINQLESHYLAGGNVDRVVNALIAAQRADIPLEFTRAAAIDLAGRDVLLAVQMSVNPRVIETPIVAAVAKNGIEVKVKARVTVRANIDRLVGGAGEETIIARVGEGIVTTVGSSDSHKDVLENPDSISRTVLAKGLDSGTAFEILSIDIADIDVGKNIGAYLQTEQAEADKRIAQAKAEERRAMAVAHEQEMKARVVEMKALVVEAESQVPLAMAEALRAGQIGVMDYMNIKNIEADTQMRGSLGKMNDQDDNTRPNNNK, from the coding sequence ATGGAAGCATCTTTAATTACTTTTTTGTTGATTGCGGTAGTCGTGATCATCTTGTTGAGTGTCTTTTTAAGCTTCTTCCCGGTCATGCTCTGGATCTCTGCATGGGCATCGGGCGTTAGAATCAGTATCATTACGCTGGTGGCCATGAGATTGCGTCGTGTTACACCGAGTCGAATTGTTAATCCTATGATTAAAGCGACAAAGGCTGGTCTTGGACTTAACATTAATCAACTGGAGAGCCATTATCTCGCAGGGGGTAACGTTGACCGGGTGGTTAATGCTCTAATAGCAGCTCAGCGTGCAGATATTCCTTTGGAATTCACTCGTGCAGCAGCAATTGACCTTGCAGGTCGTGACGTGCTTCTGGCTGTTCAGATGAGTGTAAATCCACGTGTGATCGAAACACCTATTGTAGCGGCTGTAGCTAAGAATGGTATTGAGGTTAAAGTAAAAGCACGGGTTACTGTTCGTGCTAATATTGATCGCCTCGTTGGTGGTGCAGGTGAAGAAACGATTATTGCTCGTGTCGGCGAAGGGATTGTAACTACGGTAGGTTCGAGTGATTCGCATAAGGATGTTTTGGAGAATCCGGATTCGATCTCACGTACGGTTTTGGCTAAAGGTCTGGATTCTGGTACTGCTTTTGAGATTCTCTCTATTGATATTGCGGATATTGATGTCGGCAAGAATATTGGTGCTTATCTGCAAACAGAACAAGCTGAGGCAGACAAACGAATTGCCCAGGCTAAGGCTGAAGAACGTAGAGCGATGGCTGTAGCGCACGAACAGGAAATGAAGGCGCGCGTTGTCGAAATGAAGGCACTTGTTGTCGAAGCGGAATCTCAGGTTCCATTGGCAATGGCTGAAGCACTACGGGCCGGTCAAATTGGTGTTATGGATTATATGAATATCAAAAACATTGAAGCAGATACCCAAATGCGGGGATCTCTCGGCAAAATGAACGATCAAGACGACAATACCCGTCCTAACAATAATAAATAA